One Salisaeta longa DSM 21114 genomic window carries:
- a CDS encoding T9SS type A sorting domain-containing protein, with product MNRTVRYLASSMLLMGLLFCSAEPAAAQTFSIYASSSDLTPSGGAADAQCLAQVGGGTVVFYNTSEQGIYEWDGSSLTVHTAPSTLQSNITAVSENIDRCDGVFYDATSGSIYFSLRASNETNQPNYIYRTSVADATDFDFVELDGVLSVEVYNSELYFASYAFFDDTGTREDGIYKLPLDLSGTPTAVATNADLSLGTDIAIDDAGTLYAYSNSFADGNFGQKVVSVDLTAASPTFQVFVDPYASGSPLTTGDDNLNLADLDFVTFGGTDYLVAYNEGSADEFATIRTSDQQIDLLFEGADIVSNTSAGGYTSSFADPLAVASDGTLYVGSRDGSSSTDYIASASGAAPLPVELTAFTATANGQAVTLRWQTASETNNAGFYVQHRAPGASWSTLRFVEGAGTTTTPQRYAFTAEALSPGTHAFRLRQVDLDGTATLSDLRTITVRQQAGLVLQGAHPVTAGRSVPISVQLPGKQAVRVSLYNVLGQRVQTISRGTTGADGRLQTRLSTEGLASGLYFVQVQGASRTYTKRLSIVQ from the coding sequence ATGAATCGAACGGTACGGTACCTCGCAAGCAGCATGCTGCTCATGGGTCTGCTCTTTTGCAGTGCAGAACCGGCAGCTGCACAAACGTTTTCGATCTACGCCTCCTCCTCAGACCTGACGCCGAGTGGCGGCGCGGCCGATGCGCAGTGCCTTGCGCAGGTCGGCGGTGGCACGGTCGTATTCTACAACACATCTGAGCAGGGCATTTACGAATGGGACGGGTCATCGCTGACGGTGCACACGGCCCCGTCGACCTTGCAGAGCAACATCACAGCGGTGAGCGAAAATATCGACCGGTGCGACGGAGTGTTCTACGATGCCACGAGTGGGTCGATTTACTTCTCGCTGCGCGCGAGCAACGAGACCAATCAACCCAATTACATCTACCGAACAAGCGTTGCTGATGCCACGGACTTCGACTTCGTGGAGCTAGACGGCGTTTTGAGCGTGGAGGTGTACAACAGCGAGCTGTACTTTGCCAGCTACGCCTTCTTCGATGACACTGGCACGCGTGAGGATGGCATTTACAAGCTCCCGCTGGACCTTTCAGGCACGCCCACAGCCGTAGCCACCAACGCCGACCTGTCGCTAGGCACCGACATCGCGATCGATGATGCAGGCACCCTCTACGCATACTCCAACTCCTTTGCCGACGGGAATTTCGGCCAAAAGGTTGTATCGGTGGACTTGACCGCCGCTTCGCCCACGTTCCAGGTCTTTGTGGATCCCTACGCAAGCGGCAGCCCGCTTACAACGGGCGACGATAACTTAAACTTAGCGGATCTGGATTTTGTCACGTTTGGCGGCACCGACTACCTAGTCGCGTACAACGAAGGCAGCGCCGACGAATTTGCAACCATCCGCACGAGCGACCAGCAGATCGACCTGCTGTTTGAAGGGGCCGACATTGTCAGCAACACGTCGGCGGGCGGCTACACCAGCAGTTTTGCCGATCCACTGGCCGTAGCCAGCGACGGCACGCTCTACGTCGGAAGCCGTGACGGATCGAGCAGCACCGACTACATCGCATCGGCTTCGGGCGCCGCGCCCCTGCCGGTGGAGCTCACCGCCTTCACCGCCACGGCCAATGGACAGGCCGTCACCCTCCGGTGGCAAACCGCTTCGGAGACCAACAACGCCGGCTTCTACGTGCAGCACCGCGCTCCTGGCGCTTCCTGGTCCACGCTCCGCTTTGTTGAGGGTGCAGGGACAACCACCACGCCGCAGCGCTATGCCTTCACGGCCGAGGCGCTATCCCCTGGCACGCATGCCTTCCGGCTGCGCCAGGTAGACCTCGATGGGACCGCGACGCTGAGCGACCTGCGCACCATCACCGTGCGGCAGCAAGCGGGCCTCGTGCTGCAAGGGGCCCATCCCGTAACCGCTGGACGTAGCGTCCCGATCTCGGTTCAGCTGCCGGGCAAGCAGGCGGTTCGCGTATCGCTCTACAACGTACTCGGCCAGCGCGTGCAAACCATTTCACGGGGCACGACCGGTGCCGACGGACGCTTGCAAACGCGCCTCTCAACCGAGGGCCTAGCGAGCGGGTTGTACTTTGTGCAGGTACAGGGCGCATCGCGCACCTATACGAAGCGGCTGTCGATCGTTCAGTAA
- a CDS encoding alkaline phosphatase D family protein produces the protein MSTNRRSFLKTFLRGAGCFAVSVAVPFRPLHAARPRPNPAHHFPQGVASGDPTPDSILLWTRVQRTEPPPTQRPVPLTVQISRTADFQTVLAERRVTATAASDHTVRVFVHGLPTDTVLYYRFLAPDGTPSRRGRTRTAPAPTADRPVHLAFASCQAYEAGYYGIYRTLIREDEAAPPEEQIDFVLHLGDFIYEGLGYGGARSVSPFPAGGRHGDGTWHAETVDDYRHLYRTYLSDPDLQAARARWPFVQVWDDHEFTNDAWQSASTYDAGDEPAQARKVAANQAWFEYIPARLSEHEGSPAAPSQADDFRSAAVRNAPLDATDRTGLVNEPNNRAAVGSMTIYRNFRWGQHLELVLTDGRSYRTPHPVPPPLNQQLAGSDRYLTPLDVVEVFDAGRAYNNGTPPETVTVGEQEIPNTRRTAAPGSMLGARQKAWWKQVVRESTATWTVWGHGVPLMPMRLDLDAVDPNAQTVVMTTDTWDGYLTERRELLAFAKEAGTPLVSLSGDNHNSFAGQLYPSFAGDGAAPMGTEFSICGVSSPSLYRAFAQALPEDSPLRPLVTFDDPSAGEAVEALNLTFLYGAKASAVAARTGNLAQAKTAGSRLNDHLAYVDSNAYGIGRATVHGEGVDVELLTTPPPTTPPGDDGIAVVRRARFTTTKAGDGAAVALQGPTIDGPAPFPL, from the coding sequence ATGAGTACCAATCGCCGTTCGTTTCTCAAGACGTTTCTTCGCGGGGCCGGCTGCTTCGCGGTATCCGTAGCCGTCCCGTTTCGTCCGCTCCACGCGGCACGCCCGCGCCCCAACCCGGCGCATCACTTTCCGCAGGGCGTAGCCTCGGGCGATCCGACGCCGGACTCCATTTTGCTTTGGACGCGCGTGCAGCGGACCGAGCCGCCACCCACACAGCGGCCCGTTCCGCTCACGGTACAGATCAGCCGCACCGCCGACTTCCAGACGGTGCTGGCAGAGCGCCGCGTGACGGCTACCGCGGCCAGCGACCACACCGTGCGCGTGTTCGTGCACGGCCTGCCGACCGATACGGTGCTGTACTACCGCTTTCTGGCACCAGACGGCACGCCCTCGCGGCGGGGCCGTACCCGCACGGCGCCTGCGCCCACGGCCGACCGGCCCGTTCACCTGGCCTTTGCCTCGTGCCAGGCCTACGAGGCCGGATACTACGGCATCTACCGCACGCTCATCCGCGAAGACGAGGCCGCCCCGCCCGAGGAACAGATCGACTTTGTGCTGCATCTCGGCGATTTTATCTACGAGGGCCTCGGTTACGGCGGGGCGCGGTCGGTGTCGCCGTTTCCGGCGGGCGGCCGCCACGGCGACGGCACCTGGCACGCCGAAACGGTGGATGACTACCGTCACCTCTACCGGACGTACCTGTCCGATCCGGATTTGCAGGCCGCCCGGGCGCGCTGGCCGTTTGTGCAGGTGTGGGACGACCACGAGTTTACCAACGATGCCTGGCAGAGCGCCTCGACCTATGACGCGGGCGACGAGCCGGCGCAGGCGCGGAAGGTAGCGGCCAACCAGGCGTGGTTCGAGTACATCCCCGCGCGCCTCTCCGAACACGAAGGGTCGCCCGCCGCGCCCTCACAAGCCGATGACTTTCGCTCGGCGGCCGTTCGCAATGCGCCGCTCGATGCCACCGACCGTACCGGGCTGGTGAACGAGCCGAACAACCGCGCGGCCGTGGGCTCGATGACCATCTACCGCAACTTCCGATGGGGGCAGCACCTGGAGCTGGTGCTCACCGACGGCCGCTCCTACCGCACGCCGCATCCCGTGCCGCCGCCGCTGAACCAGCAGCTGGCGGGCTCCGACCGATACCTCACGCCGCTGGACGTGGTGGAGGTGTTCGACGCGGGCCGCGCGTACAACAACGGTACCCCGCCGGAAACGGTAACGGTGGGCGAACAGGAGATCCCCAACACGCGCCGCACCGCCGCGCCCGGCAGCATGCTGGGGGCGCGCCAGAAGGCGTGGTGGAAGCAGGTGGTGCGCGAAAGCACCGCCACGTGGACGGTGTGGGGCCACGGCGTGCCGCTCATGCCCATGCGCCTCGACCTCGACGCCGTCGACCCGAACGCCCAGACGGTGGTGATGACGACCGACACGTGGGACGGCTACCTGACCGAGCGCCGTGAGCTGCTTGCGTTCGCTAAAGAGGCCGGCACGCCGCTCGTCTCGCTCTCGGGCGACAACCACAATTCGTTCGCGGGGCAGCTCTACCCCTCGTTTGCGGGCGATGGAGCGGCGCCGATGGGCACCGAGTTTTCCATCTGCGGCGTAAGCTCGCCGAGCCTGTATCGGGCGTTTGCGCAAGCGCTGCCCGAGGACAGTCCCCTGCGGCCGCTCGTGACCTTTGACGACCCCTCGGCCGGCGAGGCGGTGGAGGCCCTCAACCTCACATTCCTGTACGGCGCAAAGGCCAGCGCCGTGGCGGCCCGAACCGGCAATCTCGCGCAAGCCAAGACCGCCGGAAGCCGCCTGAACGACCACCTGGCGTACGTCGACAGCAACGCGTACGGCATAGGGCGGGCGACGGTGCATGGGGAAGGCGTCGACGTCGAACTGCTCACGACCCCGCCGCCCACGACCCCGCCGGGCGATGACGGCATCGCCGTGGTGCGCCGCGCGCGATTCACGACCACGAAAGCGGGCGATGGAGCAGCCGTAGCGCTTCAGGGGCCCACGATCGACGGGCCGGCGCCCTTCCCGCTGTAG
- a CDS encoding PepSY-associated TM helix domain-containing protein: MGNWRKTLFRLHGWIGLNLGLLLFVICFSGTVATLSYEIDALIHPSHRVENVPADASVDWTAMHKTLAAAFPNGTNLGVYVTGSPYVAALPDAAAVAYVEQANDAVRKVYLNPYTGALQGDTSFFNAQRFFRSFHRRFFDGNRGIVIVTLMGVPLLLSILSGFLFYKGWLKQMITLRWDRGPRLRWSDLHKGAGIWGLLFSLIIALTGIFYFVEIGFQGAGNYAALLPKPLPQVNEATLDRFGPRPELLPAGTYVARATAAFPELTAHAVRMPTAPDDAVYVAGQAGNPLTRDRANKVLLHPFTGEVLGVQRSSSLGVVPFITDAADPLHFGYFGGLATKILWCVFGLILSFAVLSGTYLWVVRSMPRQRRPQRSGDEAAEPSDAGLGPVPLLRGAVVATALVLAYFGVVSVSTVQGIRYYAPTPAPKTVASDLAAGPFRLDVQCRMPCDAGREATFIAQFRGAGLPNLQRAALVLPGDSVVALEGPARAPRATVTAAPNDTLQLALTQHDGTTHRAAFAVPRTPSVQAASLPAWPRVPNGVWGVVGAFLVLTAGFIAGWLMLLVRAFRAKRQTLQRKARRKRSGPAKGVTLPPGATLPPSS; the protein is encoded by the coding sequence ATGGGTAATTGGCGCAAAACGCTGTTCCGGCTGCACGGATGGATCGGGCTGAACCTGGGGTTGCTCCTGTTCGTGATCTGCTTCTCGGGGACCGTCGCCACGCTCTCGTACGAGATTGACGCGCTCATCCACCCGTCGCACCGCGTGGAAAACGTTCCGGCTGATGCCTCCGTCGACTGGACGGCGATGCACAAGACCCTCGCTGCGGCGTTCCCCAATGGCACCAACCTGGGCGTGTACGTGACGGGCTCGCCGTACGTGGCCGCGCTGCCGGATGCCGCCGCGGTAGCGTACGTAGAACAAGCCAACGACGCCGTCCGCAAGGTCTACCTGAACCCGTACACCGGCGCGCTGCAGGGCGACACCAGCTTCTTCAACGCGCAGCGCTTCTTCCGTTCGTTTCACCGCCGCTTCTTCGACGGCAACCGCGGGATCGTCATCGTCACGCTCATGGGCGTCCCGCTGCTGCTCTCCATTTTGTCGGGCTTCTTGTTCTACAAGGGCTGGCTGAAACAGATGATCACGCTGCGATGGGACCGCGGGCCGCGGTTGCGGTGGTCGGACCTGCACAAGGGCGCGGGCATCTGGGGGTTGCTCTTTTCGCTCATTATCGCCCTCACGGGCATCTTCTACTTTGTGGAAATTGGGTTTCAGGGCGCTGGCAACTATGCAGCGCTGTTGCCCAAACCGCTGCCGCAGGTCAACGAGGCCACGCTGGACCGCTTCGGCCCCCGGCCCGAACTGCTCCCCGCCGGTACGTACGTCGCGCGCGCCACGGCTGCCTTCCCCGAACTGACAGCGCACGCCGTCCGGATGCCTACTGCCCCCGATGATGCCGTGTACGTAGCCGGTCAGGCCGGCAATCCACTCACGCGCGACCGCGCCAACAAGGTGCTGTTGCATCCTTTTACCGGCGAAGTCCTCGGGGTCCAGCGGAGTAGCAGCCTGGGCGTGGTGCCCTTCATCACCGACGCTGCCGACCCGCTGCACTTCGGCTACTTCGGCGGACTGGCCACAAAGATCCTGTGGTGCGTCTTCGGCCTGATCCTGTCGTTTGCCGTGCTCTCGGGCACGTACCTGTGGGTGGTGCGCTCCATGCCGCGGCAGCGCCGGCCGCAACGGTCGGGCGACGAAGCGGCCGAACCGTCGGACGCGGGCCTCGGGCCGGTGCCGCTGCTGCGTGGGGCGGTGGTGGCTACCGCGCTCGTCCTCGCCTATTTTGGCGTCGTGAGCGTGTCTACCGTCCAGGGCATCCGCTATTACGCCCCTACGCCCGCGCCCAAAACGGTGGCCAGCGACCTTGCGGCCGGGCCGTTTCGCCTCGACGTGCAGTGCCGCATGCCCTGCGATGCAGGCCGCGAGGCCACGTTCATCGCACAGTTCCGGGGCGCGGGCCTGCCAAATCTGCAGCGCGCAGCGCTCGTGCTACCCGGTGATTCGGTGGTTGCCCTAGAGGGCCCCGCGCGTGCGCCGCGCGCCACCGTGACGGCCGCCCCCAATGACACGCTGCAGCTTGCGCTCACGCAGCACGACGGCACCACGCACCGCGCAGCCTTTGCCGTTCCCAGGACTCCAAGCGTCCAAGCAGCAAGTTTGCCTGCTTGGCCGCGCGTTCCCAACGGCGTGTGGGGGGTCGTGGGGGCGTTTCTCGTGCTCACGGCCGGTTTCATTGCCGGCTGGCTGATGCTTTTGGTGCGCGCCTTCCGCGCGAAGCGGCAGACGCTACAGCGCAAGGCGCGGCGCAAGCGATCGGGCCCGGCCAAAGGCGTCACGCTGCCGCCCGGGGCTACGCTGCCGCCCTCCTCGTAG
- a CDS encoding TonB-dependent receptor: MPRDTLRCTVPLDITKVLLPLLLFFVLAPRPAAAQETGTITGQVRTAAGRALPGASVIVQGTTSGRGVPLGDQTNATGYFQITGVPYGEQTLIVTFVGYRPYRETVTVDGDMPALSIRLQEQTLRLEGLTVTSQKRIQQIQEVPIALTSFQGDLLDDLGVQELDRFAAYVPGLQVQIQSVNNPGFVVRGITSDNGDSRIQPRVSVYQNGVSISKSRGSVVELYDLQRVEVLKGPQGTLFGRAAQIGAINIIQNRAENTRSGRIELGTGTENERYLTGYLNTPLVKDRLFVRVAGIYNKRDGFIENVTGDALNGKETFASRLALRWLPTNSTVVDVIANYQRDTPPGTSFKSGTFAPPGGTTDPNGIAAMGADPVLADDDLFIDRTVWDATVLVDQALSARWTLNTITAYREFDSLERFDADGTAAPALQFDEDAEGQQFSQEVRVTYESPGRFSGFGGLNFFWEDGFQRVPFRTDERSFIALLNPNVPLVDENGQPVLIPAIPNPQTGAPIPLKASHEEAFTNFGTTTAAEAFIDGTVDVTDALSLTAGLRGTFEDMTGAYEVTNSATPGRLGALLGAAPNNLFAPTNGRLSASETFWSAVGRVAADYAITEGINAYATVSRGRRPNVINVEADGANILDAETVWSYEAGFKGLQLNDRFEYSLSGFIYDYSNFQTSVVELDENGEFINRPRDSGEASAMGLETEARFAIADGVTVFGNYALIDATFDETDAQGDPQELAGNTFRLTPRHSAAGGVNVDYAITPRVNAFLRPSVRYKSKVYFEEENEENISQDGYALVDVRAGVTVGRFRVEGYVENLFDVEYIIDAGNTGGAFGVPTFIAGPPRFVGIRLSGRF, translated from the coding sequence ATGCCCCGCGATACGCTGCGCTGTACCGTGCCCCTCGACATCACAAAGGTTCTTCTGCCGCTCCTGTTGTTTTTCGTGCTCGCGCCTCGCCCGGCGGCCGCGCAAGAAACCGGCACCATCACCGGTCAGGTGCGCACCGCCGCGGGCCGCGCGTTGCCGGGCGCCTCGGTAATCGTGCAGGGGACGACCTCCGGACGGGGCGTTCCGCTGGGCGACCAGACCAACGCCACGGGCTACTTCCAGATTACCGGTGTGCCGTATGGCGAGCAGACGCTGATCGTTACCTTCGTCGGCTACCGCCCGTACCGCGAAACCGTTACGGTGGATGGGGACATGCCTGCGCTGTCCATTCGCCTCCAAGAGCAAACGCTTCGCCTGGAGGGCCTTACGGTGACCTCGCAAAAGCGCATCCAGCAGATCCAGGAGGTGCCCATTGCCCTCACCTCGTTCCAGGGCGACTTGCTGGACGACCTGGGCGTGCAGGAGCTCGATCGGTTCGCGGCATACGTGCCGGGCCTGCAGGTGCAAATCCAGAGCGTAAACAACCCGGGCTTCGTGGTGCGCGGTATCACCAGCGACAACGGCGACTCGCGCATTCAGCCGCGGGTATCCGTCTACCAAAACGGCGTTTCCATCAGCAAGTCGCGGGGCTCGGTGGTGGAGCTCTACGACCTGCAGCGGGTGGAGGTGCTTAAAGGGCCCCAGGGCACGTTGTTTGGCCGCGCTGCCCAAATTGGCGCCATCAACATCATCCAGAACCGCGCCGAGAACACGCGTTCGGGGCGCATCGAGCTGGGCACGGGCACCGAAAACGAACGCTACCTCACCGGCTACCTCAACACGCCGCTGGTGAAAGATCGGTTGTTTGTACGGGTGGCCGGCATCTACAACAAGCGCGACGGCTTCATCGAAAACGTGACGGGAGATGCCCTCAACGGAAAAGAAACCTTCGCATCGCGGCTGGCGCTTCGCTGGCTGCCGACAAATAGCACGGTGGTCGATGTCATTGCCAATTACCAGCGCGATACGCCGCCCGGTACGTCGTTCAAAAGCGGCACATTTGCACCGCCCGGAGGCACCACCGACCCGAATGGCATTGCCGCCATGGGCGCCGATCCGGTACTGGCCGACGACGACCTGTTTATCGATCGCACCGTGTGGGATGCTACCGTGCTGGTGGATCAGGCGCTGTCGGCGCGGTGGACGCTTAACACCATCACCGCCTACCGCGAATTCGACTCGCTGGAGCGCTTCGATGCGGATGGCACCGCGGCGCCGGCGTTGCAGTTTGATGAGGATGCCGAGGGGCAGCAGTTCAGCCAGGAGGTGCGCGTAACCTACGAAAGTCCCGGGCGCTTCTCCGGCTTTGGGGGGCTCAACTTCTTCTGGGAAGACGGCTTCCAGCGCGTGCCCTTCCGCACCGATGAGCGCAGCTTCATCGCGCTTCTAAACCCCAACGTGCCGCTCGTTGATGAAAACGGCCAGCCGGTGCTCATCCCGGCGATCCCCAATCCGCAAACCGGCGCCCCCATCCCGCTGAAAGCCTCGCACGAGGAGGCGTTCACCAACTTCGGGACGACCACCGCGGCTGAGGCGTTTATCGACGGCACGGTGGACGTGACCGATGCGCTGTCGCTAACCGCGGGCCTGCGCGGCACTTTTGAGGACATGACGGGAGCCTATGAGGTGACCAACAGCGCCACGCCGGGCCGCCTGGGCGCGCTACTGGGCGCCGCCCCCAACAACCTGTTTGCGCCCACCAATGGACGCCTCTCGGCAAGCGAGACCTTCTGGTCGGCGGTGGGCCGTGTGGCGGCCGATTATGCCATTACCGAGGGAATCAACGCCTACGCCACGGTGTCGCGCGGGCGGCGGCCGAACGTCATCAACGTGGAAGCGGACGGCGCAAACATCCTGGATGCCGAGACGGTGTGGAGCTACGAGGCGGGCTTCAAGGGCTTGCAGCTCAATGACCGATTTGAGTACAGCCTAAGCGGGTTTATCTACGACTACAGCAACTTCCAGACCTCGGTGGTGGAGCTCGACGAAAACGGTGAGTTTATCAACCGTCCCCGCGATTCGGGGGAGGCATCCGCCATGGGGCTGGAGACGGAGGCCCGGTTTGCCATCGCGGACGGCGTCACGGTGTTCGGCAACTACGCCCTCATCGATGCGACCTTTGACGAGACCGATGCACAGGGCGACCCGCAGGAGCTGGCCGGCAATACGTTTCGCCTGACGCCGCGCCACAGCGCAGCAGGCGGCGTGAACGTCGATTATGCCATCACCCCGCGGGTGAATGCCTTCCTGCGCCCCTCCGTTCGGTACAAGTCGAAGGTATACTTCGAGGAAGAGAATGAGGAAAACATCAGCCAGGACGGCTACGCGTTGGTGGATGTGCGCGCCGGGGTAACCGTTGGTCGCTTTCGCGTCGAAGGCTACGTGGAGAACCTGTTCGACGTGGAATACATCATCGACGCGGGCAATACGGGCGGGGCATTCGGGGTGCCCACCTTCATTGCGGGCCCGCCGCGGTTCGTTGGCATCCGGTTATCGGGCCGGTTCTAA
- a CDS encoding lamin tail domain-containing protein, with translation MQNPNGGGVSTPGTVDVSISDNDGSGTPTAIYAEDFEPYATGTTSPGNGKWTLETSTADTGFIFEVANDGTDQALRANDIDDGDGTTSVVTWTSESIDISAYAGVDVALTLSETGDHEGTDFADVQYSTDGGTTYTTITNWNGLGSSTHTLVGNLPNDQDWGSATVTTAGLSGTTLRLRVRLKNNAGSEDLFLDDIAVTGGSSDGGGGGGGTPAASLLITEVMQNPDAVPDSDGEWFEVHNPSRTPVDMQGWTIRDTDTDTHTIGNSVVVPAGGYAVLCRNGTSSANGGVPCNYVYANIAIANGADELILEDGGGTKIDIIAYDDGPAWPDPTGASMVYTGTASENNNDGALWTTATASLGLTTDNGSPGLRGPEQTLAVTTTLQSTAGWRMLSAPVGGLTVGDLPGLVQGVSGSYPGADPNIYLSYDGPGSATDGQYWTAATSTSDPLEPGQGFIWYVFAQDLPLSVTTRQASPRVTQDVTVSIPESSEWHLIGNPYANPFDLSGLNLGTGFSSTVQAWDPTAGDGTGSYRLITQATDDSDVIHPWGAFFVEYNTFTEGATTTRSVTFNHTGQAPRASILYKRTPHGALSKAAPKAARTQGSVAFTLTGQASGQTVTYDAATRLVLRSDAQEGQDAYDASKLEPLGTTYGVLAFGPVSGDNLRAQASYALDLSGQRLEVPMHVQRQGTIDALTVKVNRLALPDGWGAQLIDQVEGSTRRLTDGFKYTFAPQAKATQQTQTTSQAKRTHSSALPQPVTLTTTLPNAKTRAGSKATASSPRFMLHVAPIGALPVELSGLTATADKRRVRMTWQTASETNNAGFYIEHKGDQGQWTDLGFIEGAGTTQTPQTYRFTTRRLNYGLHTMRLRQVDVDGSAHYSDPVTVRIALQQRAALSQPAPHPFRQETTVQLTVRAPQQVEAVLYDVLGRRVRTIYRGPVAAQQQKRLRIDGQGLASGLYLLRVSGTEFTKTLRLMHIR, from the coding sequence TTGCAAAACCCCAACGGGGGCGGGGTTAGCACGCCGGGCACCGTGGACGTCTCCATCAGCGATAATGACGGCAGTGGTACGCCAACCGCCATTTATGCGGAAGATTTTGAGCCGTATGCGACCGGCACCACCAGCCCCGGCAATGGGAAGTGGACCCTAGAGACCAGCACGGCCGATACGGGCTTCATCTTTGAGGTGGCCAACGACGGAACCGATCAGGCGCTTCGAGCCAACGACATTGACGATGGAGATGGGACCACAAGCGTGGTAACGTGGACATCCGAGTCCATCGACATCTCGGCTTACGCGGGTGTTGATGTGGCGCTTACACTGAGCGAAACTGGTGATCACGAGGGGACGGACTTCGCTGATGTTCAGTACAGCACCGATGGCGGCACGACGTATACGACCATTACAAACTGGAACGGCCTCGGCAGCAGCACGCACACGTTGGTGGGCAACCTCCCGAACGATCAGGATTGGGGAAGCGCTACGGTGACCACCGCGGGCCTCTCGGGGACCACACTACGGCTGCGCGTACGACTCAAAAACAACGCAGGATCAGAGGATCTTTTCCTTGACGATATCGCCGTAACCGGCGGCAGCAGCGATGGAGGAGGCGGTGGCGGCGGTACGCCCGCTGCGTCGCTTCTCATCACAGAGGTCATGCAGAACCCGGACGCGGTTCCTGATAGTGATGGCGAGTGGTTTGAAGTGCACAATCCATCCCGTACGCCTGTGGATATGCAGGGATGGACCATACGCGACACGGATACTGACACGCATACCATTGGGAACAGCGTGGTGGTGCCTGCCGGAGGGTACGCGGTGCTGTGCCGCAACGGAACTTCCAGCGCTAACGGCGGGGTGCCCTGCAACTATGTTTACGCGAACATCGCCATTGCTAATGGTGCCGACGAGCTCATTCTTGAAGACGGCGGCGGGACAAAGATAGACATCATTGCCTATGATGACGGGCCCGCCTGGCCCGATCCAACCGGTGCCTCGATGGTGTACACAGGCACCGCAAGCGAGAATAACAACGACGGGGCCCTCTGGACAACGGCTACGGCGTCGCTTGGCCTGACGACTGACAACGGATCGCCGGGCCTGCGCGGCCCCGAGCAGACGCTGGCCGTTACCACCACCCTGCAAAGCACCGCGGGGTGGCGCATGCTCTCGGCTCCTGTAGGCGGTCTTACCGTGGGCGATTTGCCGGGGCTTGTGCAAGGCGTTAGTGGGTCATATCCCGGCGCCGATCCGAATATTTACCTCAGCTACGACGGCCCGGGAAGTGCCACAGACGGCCAGTACTGGACGGCTGCGACAAGCACCAGCGATCCGCTTGAGCCGGGCCAGGGCTTTATTTGGTACGTATTTGCGCAAGACCTGCCCCTTTCCGTCACGACCCGGCAGGCGAGCCCGCGCGTAACCCAGGACGTAACTGTAAGCATTCCGGAATCTAGCGAGTGGCATCTCATTGGCAATCCGTACGCAAACCCCTTCGACCTCTCGGGCCTCAACCTGGGAACTGGATTTTCAAGTACGGTGCAGGCATGGGATCCAACGGCCGGAGACGGCACCGGGAGTTACCGCCTGATTACCCAGGCCACTGATGACAGCGACGTGATACATCCCTGGGGCGCGTTTTTTGTGGAGTATAATACCTTCACCGAGGGGGCAACCACGACTAGATCCGTCACCTTCAATCACACGGGCCAAGCGCCGCGGGCAAGCATCCTCTACAAACGTACGCCGCACGGGGCATTATCGAAGGCAGCCCCCAAGGCCGCCCGCACACAAGGAAGCGTGGCATTTACGCTCACCGGGCAGGCCAGCGGACAAACTGTCACCTATGATGCAGCAACGCGCCTGGTGCTTCGATCTGACGCCCAGGAAGGCCAAGATGCCTACGACGCCAGCAAGCTCGAACCTCTCGGGACAACGTATGGGGTTCTTGCCTTTGGGCCAGTTTCAGGCGACAACCTGCGCGCACAAGCCTCATACGCGCTGGATCTCTCGGGGCAGAGGTTAGAAGTGCCCATGCATGTGCAGCGACAGGGGACGATTGATGCACTCACCGTAAAGGTAAATCGTCTGGCATTGCCCGACGGATGGGGAGCCCAGCTCATCGATCAGGTCGAGGGCAGCACACGGCGCCTCACCGACGGCTTCAAGTATACCTTTGCGCCGCAGGCGAAGGCTACGCAGCAGACGCAGACTACGTCACAGGCGAAAAGAACGCACAGCAGCGCGCTGCCGCAACCGGTTACGCTGACTACGACGCTCCCCAACGCGAAGACACGCGCGGGGTCGAAGGCAACAGCATCATCGCCGCGCTTCATGCTGCACGTAGCGCCGATCGGTGCTCTCCCCGTGGAGCTGTCGGGGCTTACGGCGACCGCTGACAAGCGGCGGGTACGGATGACGTGGCAGACAGCGAGCGAGACAAATAACGCTGGGTTTTACATCGAGCACAAAGGAGATCAGGGCCAATGGACGGACCTGGGCTTTATTGAAGGGGCCGGGACGACGCAAACCCCGCAAACGTATCGCTTCACCACCAGGCGCCTCAACTATGGCCTTCACACCATGCGCCTGCGTCAGGTTGATGTGGACGGCAGCGCGCACTACAGCGACCCGGTCACGGTGCGCATTGCCTTACAGCAGCGCGCGGCGCTCTCGCAGCCCGCTCCGCATCCCTTTCGGCAAGAAACCACCGTGCAGCTTACGGTACGTGCGCCGCAACAGGTGGAAGCCGTGCTCTACGATGTGCTCGGCCGCCGCGTGCGCACTATCTACCGCGGACCGGTGGCCGCGCAGCAGCAAAAACGGTTGCGCATCGACGGACAGGGCCTGGCCAGCGGACTCTACCTCTTGCGCGTCAGCGGAACGGAGTTCACCAAGACGCTCCGGCTGATGCACATTCGCTAA